The genomic DNA TTTGATGACGAATGCGCGGCCACGACGGCTTGAAACCGGCTTGCCCAAGGGCGTGACGTTTGCGCACAAAGGCGGCACCTCCGATACGTTCGACGGCATGACGCCGGCCTTCAACGACATCGGCATCGCACGCTGGCCGGACGGCCATGCGGTGATCGTGGCGGGGTTTCTGACCGGGTCCCGGGCACCGGAAACCGAACGCGCGGCGCTATTCGACGCCCTGGGTAAGGCGGTAGGCGAACTGGGGCACTAAAGCGCCCTCGCCCGTCGCTATACTCGCGACGGGTGCATCGGGGGGCTACCGAATGCTGGATGAGCAAGTCGATCTTTGCGTGTCGCCGCTGGTGGTTGCCGGGCGGGTGCGCGGTGGGCGTGCGACACAACAGGACGAACTGGTCTGCCTGCATGCACCCGATGCGGATGCGCGCCTGCTGGTGCTGGCCGATGGCATGGGCGGTGACGGTGCCGGCGAGCTGGCGGCGCAGACGGTGGTCGGCGTGGCGCGGCAGATGTGGGAACAAGGCAGCTGGCGCGAACAGCCCGGCCCGTTGTTTCTGGAGACGCTGTGCCAGGAAGCGCATGCCCAGTTGCGCCGCCTGCGCGACACGCTTGCCAGCGGCGAGCCCCATTCGACCGCGGTGGCATTATTGATCCAGGGCAACCGCGCCTGCTGGGCGCATGTCGGCGACAGCCGGCTCTATCGCTTTCAGGGGGGGCGTTGCCTGGAACAGACGCAGGACCATAGCGTGGCGCAGCTGAAACGGCAGCGCGGCGATATCTCCGAAGCCGAACTCGCCAGTGACCCGGATCAGCACAAGCTGTTGCGCGGCCTGGGGGGCGCAGATGCACCGGTCGTCGACCATGGCCTGGCCACGCTGCGCCCGGGCCAGGCGTTCGTGCTGTGCAGCGATGGGGTGTGGGAGCATCTTTCCACACGTGAGCTGGCGGAGCTGGGTTTCGCTCGCGATCAACAGGCGGCGCTACAGCACGCTTTGGCCCTGGTAGTCAGCCGTGGCGGCGAACATGCCGACAACGCATCTCTAGTTGTAGCCCGCGTTGCCGATACTGGTTGGATACGGCGGTTGATGATCTGGATGGGATCGACGTTGACGGGTGCCGCATCCGCGCGTCGCGACGATGTAGCGGCTTAGATTCATTTTGGAAAACATATTGCGCATGGCATCGACACAGGGACTATCGAAACACGTTTTGGCGGCAGGGTGGCTGGCGACCGCGCTTGCCATATCCGGCTGCTCGCAGATGCACACCAAGCCCAAGGTGGTAAGCACACCGCCCCACCAGGAAGCCCCTATCGCACCACCGGCGCCACCGCCGGCCGAGACGGACGATGCTCCGGACATGCCGATCAGCGCGATCATCAAAAGTCAGTTGCAAGTGGGGCGTTACGAGGATGGCGAGAAATCGCTGAAGCATTATCTGAAACAGCACCCGGACGATCGGCTTGCGCAGAATCTGCTGCGCCAATTAACGGTCGACCCGCAACAGGCGCTCGGGGCATCTTCACGCAACTACACCGTGCAATCGGGCGACTCGTACAGCACGCTGGCAGCGCGCTTTCTCGGTGACGGCACTCAGTTTCTGATCCTGGCGCGTTACAACAATGCCGCCAATCCGTCGATGCTGCGTGCCGGGCAAGTGCTGCATGTGCCTGCTTCGGCCAAGAATGCACCCGATAAAGCCTTGAGCCATGTGTCGCCGGCTGTGCAGGCCAAGCGTTTGCAGGACGAAAGTCTTGCGTTGCTCGGCCAGGGGCATCGCGACGATGCGGTGTCGCGTTATGACCAGGCGTTGTCGCTCGACCCGACGTTGAAGCCGACCAATGGCGATGCGGCGGGGTTGCGTACCCAAGTGCTGAACAACTATCACCAGCGCGCCATTGTGTTGTATCGCGATCAGAAGCTGGATCAGGCGATTGCGCTATGGGATCACGTGCTGGCGATCGATCCGGGGTATGAGGCGGCTACGGTTTATCGGACGCGGGCGTTGGAGTTGAAGCATCGGCTTAAGCAGCTTTGATGGGGTGAGGGCTTAAAGCCCCCCTCACCCTAACCCTCTCCCCCGGCATAGCCAGGGGAGAGGGGACCGACTGAGGTAATCTTTCAAAGTCTCGCGCTTTTGCTCCCTCTCCCCTGGCTACGCCGGGGGAGAGGGTTGGGGTGAGGGGGTTGGCTGCTCGCGGGATGCTAACCAGCGTCGTCTTTTTCAGACACCGGCAAAATACGCGTCGGCTGCGTCGCACTTTCCGCCGGCACGCGCCGCGCGGGTCGAATACCCAGGCGCCGGCGATTCTGCAGCGACGTATTCATCAGGTTGAACGACACAAACAACCGCCCAAGCTCGTCACCACGAACCAGACGAATGCGATAACCAAAATCGCCACGTGCAACGCGCAGCAACGCATCGCTCACCAGGCCAAGCAAAATCAACGGCCTGCGAAACAGCCAATACGCCGCGCCCATGACCACCGTCAAGGTCACCAGCAACACGGTAAGAATCACGCCAAGCGTGGTCTTTTGCGCGGCGTGCAGTGGCGCGTTGCTGACGCCCAGGCGTAGCTGACCGACGGTTTTCACCTGATAGAGCACAGGTACGTCAAACAACAGCACATCGTCCTGCCCTGCTCCCTTATCGGGACTCAGGTAGCTCTGAATATCGCTGGCCTGCGATTCGTACTTCTTGCCGTTGATCGGCGGCAGCGGGTGGTCGATCTCGTTCGCGCGCGTACTGGCTACGACGTTGCCGTCATGGTCGGCGATGGCGAGGTAATGAATCTGCTGATTGCGTGCCACGTCCTCGACCAACGCACGTGTGGCCGCGCGGTCGCCGAGAAGCAGATTCTCCGCCGATTCGCTGGCGATCATGTGCGCCATCGAACCGCCGAAGTCGAATGCAAGGCCGGTGACGGCGCGATTCTGCTTGCCATAGATCAACGCCAAACCAAGGATCAACACCATGGTCAGGATCGCACCGAGTACGCCGGCCCAGCGCAGGCGCAGCGACACGAAATGATTAACCAGCGGCTGCTCTTGCAGGCGGTCGTATTCGCGTTGCGCGACGCGCAGGTCGTCGACGACTTCGGCGCCGCGTTGGTAGCGCGCTTCGACCGTCGGCGCCAGCAAGGTGCCGACGATATGCACCAGCATCGATGGCGCAGCCGGGTCGCGCGGTTCTACCGGTGGCAATGGCTGCTGTCGTTCGGCGATGGTCTGCCTGATGTCTTCGTGATCGGGCCAGGGCAGCTTGCCGGTCACCAGCCAGTGCAACACGACGCCGAGCGAGAACAGGTCGCTGCGCGCGCCGCTTTTTTCGCCGCGCAAGCGCTCGGGCGCCATATAGGCTGGCGTACCGCCGATACGTTTGCTTGCACGCCCGTCTTGCTTGCCGCGCCGTTCGGCAATGCCGAAGTCGCTGATCTTGGCGTGATGCCAACCGTCGACCAGCACGATGTTGTCGGGCTTGATGTCGTGATGAATCACACCCTGGGTGTGCGCGTAGTCGAGCGCGGCAGCCACCTGGGTGATCAGTTCGATGATCGTCGGCAACGGTGGCAGACCATGCGTGGCGACGCGGCTGGCGAGGGTTTCACCGGTGAGGCGCTCCATCGCGATGTACGGGCGACCATCGTCGGTTTCACCCGCGTCGAAAACGGTGACGATGTGCGGATGGGTCAGGTGGCCGGCGGCGCGCGCCTCGACCAGAAAGCGGCGGCGATAGTCGGGGTCGTCGGCTACTTCGCGGTGCAGGCATTTGATCGCCACGCGGCGTTCGATGTCCGGATCGAACCCGGCATACACCACCGCCATGGCACCCTCGCCGAGGATGCCTTCGATACGGTATCGGCCGATGGTTTGCGGAATGGACGCGACGCTCACGGCAGGCTTATCGAACCAGCCACCAGGCCGCCGCGGCCACCGCCGCGACCATGACGATACCGGCCACGATGCGCAGCGCGAGCCGCGCCGCCGAGCCTTCGTCCGGTTCGCGGGTCAGAAAGACGAACTCGACCTGCCCCAGGCGCAGGCGGTCGCCATGTTTAAGCACGGCTTCGTGGATACGCTGCTCGTTGACGAAGGTGCCGTTGGTCGATAGCGTGTTCATGACCACATAGTGGCCGTGCTGGTTGATGATCCAGGCATGCGAAGCCGAGACGCTGAGGTCGTCGAGAATGATGTTGCTGTCGCTGCGCCGGCCGATCGTCTGCCGCCCCGAGCGCAGCACGAAACGCCGCCCTTCGATCCCCTGGCTGACACCCTCCAGCACCGGCTGGTGGGTACTGGCCCGCTCGTCGAACGACGGCACCGCCTCGGCATACTCCCGCAGTTCCTGCACGGACAGCAGCTGGGTACCTTGCGGCCCGGCGGAGCGGACTCGGGGGACGCCGGCAGGTAGCGGATCGGGTCGATTCATAACGTATCTGAAGGGTGGCGATTGTTAGCCACTATAACCAAACCGATTGACCTGCTGACCTGGGGCCAGTTGGCGTTTTGGAATACGGCCCTTCACAATTTCGTCATCCCGGCGCAGGCCGGAACGGCGACTTGCGGGAAGCTTTCGTCCCCACGGGCTACTTCTTCCTCGCCTGCGCGCGTGACTCGCGCAAGGCAGCCAGCTTCTCGCGCAGCTTGATTTCCAGCCCCCGCTCCACCGGTTCGTAGAACACCATGCCTTCGAGCGCATCGGGAAGGCATTGCTGGTCGAGGGCGATGCCGCCTTCGGCGTCGTGGTCGTACTGGTAGCCGTTGCCGTAACCCAAACCTTTCATCAGTTTGGTCGGGGCGTTGCGCAGGTGCATGGGGACATCGAGGGTACCGGTCTGGCCGATGACGGCGCGGGCCTGGTTATAGGCCATGTAGGCGGCATTGCTCTTGGGGGCGATGGCCAGCCAGATCGCCAACTGCGCCAGGCCCAGCTCACCTTCGGGGCTGCCCAGACGCTCGTAGGTGTCCCAGGCATCCAGCGCCATGCGCCAGGCACGCGGTTCGGCCAGGCCGATATCTTCGACGGCCATGCGCGTCATGCGGCGCGCGAGGTAAAGCGGATCGACACCGCCGTCCAACATGCGCGTCAGCCAGTACACGGCGGCGTCGGGATCGGACGAGCGCACGGATTTATGCAACGCGGAAATCTGGTCGTAGAACTGCTCGCCACCCTTGTCGAAACGACGCGTGCGATCGGCCAGCACCTGGGTCAGCGTGGCATCGTCGATGGTGTTGTCGTTGGCCAGCTCCGAGGCGATTTCCAGCAGCGTAAGTGCGCGACGCACATCGCCATCGGCGGCATGCGCGATCAAGCGCAGCGATTCGTCGGCGACCTGCAAACCGAGCTCACCCAAACCGCGTTCCGTATCGGCAAGCGCACGCTTGAGCGCGGCGACGATGTCGTCGATGGAGACAGATTCCAGCACATGCACGCGGCAACGCGAGAGCAACGCCGAGTTCAATTCGAATGACGGGTTTTCTGTGGTCGCGCCGATAAAGATGATCACGCCACGTTCGATATGCGGCAGGAAGGCGTCCTGCTGCGCCTTGTTGAAGCGATGCACCTCGTCGACGAACAACACGGTGCGCCGGCCCTGCGCGAAATTGGCCTCGGCTTCGGCCAGGGCCTTGCGCACTTCGGGCAGCCCGGAAAGCACGGCCGAGATGGCACGGAAATCCGCATCGGCGTAACGCGCCACCAACAAGGCAAGCGTGGTCTTGCCGCAACCGGGTGGCCCCCACAGCACCATCGAATGCACACGGCCTGCTTCCAGCGCACGACGCAAGGCCTTGCCGGGTGCAAGCACGCGCTGCTGGCCGACGATCTCGTCCAGGCTGCGCGGACGCATGCGCTCGGCCAGTGGCTTTAACGCGTCGGACTCGGGGAAGAGCCCGGTATTCGATGGTAAGAGGGACATGTCGAACTTAGGGTTTGGGGGCCGGTTGATCGCCGCGCGATTGCTTCAGCAGACTCCATGCCATACCCGCGATCAACAAAGCGCCAAGGATGAGTACAAGCCACAGTACGGGACGCGTCCAATCATAGGGCAGCTTGGGCGCCAGCAGCGCATTCGGACCGCCGGCGTCGGCACGAGCACCAAGCCCGGCCTCCGGCGGCAGCCAGTCGCTGGGCTTCACATCGCGCAGCTTTTCCAGCGAGGCGGTCATCGGATAGTCGCCACGCCGTGCGGCGTAGCTGCCTGCCAGCAGTCGGTACGGGGCGTGTCCCTCGGCCATGAACATGAATTGATCCGGCTCCCAGCCCACGACCAGCGTCGGCGGCGCCGCGAGCGCGGTATCCACATGCACGCGCAGGTGCTGGATCGGTTGGCTGGTCCAGCGCAAGGTGGCCTCGGCGGCGCCGGTACCGACACGCACGATGTCCGCCGAGCCCAGTGGCGTCCATTGCATTTTGCCGTTGTCGTCCTGGCCGGCCAGCAGCGTGACATGCGCGGCGACGTTGCTGCTGGGCAACGCCAGCTTGGCGGCCTGCAGCGGCAACGCGGCGATCAGGCGATAGTCGAAATCCGTGCCGTTTTGCCTGGTATCTTCCAGTGCACGCTGCCAACTCAGTGTGGCCAACGTATCGGCGGGCGTCGGTACATAACTGCCCTGCAGGGTGACGTTGGGCGTGTGGCCGTTGCTCCAGTCCACGTCGCCGTCGATCAGGCGGATGCGGTAATAACGCGCCGGTGTGCCGCCGACATCGAGCGACAACTGCTCCACGCCGCCGTCGTCGCCCTGGCCGCTGACGCGCGTCAGGCTGCCGGTATCGCCGCGCTGGCTCCAGTTTTTCAGGTCGTCGCTGGCGTCGACTTCGACATGCAACTGAAGATCCTGCGTCACCGACGCCGGATCGAGCTCGATGCGCTCGACACTGGCGCTGCTGCCGGCATCGATCAGCCACTGCGTCGGCTTGGCCGATCCAGTCGCTGCGCCCTGGTTGATCACGATATCGCCGTTGGTATTGCGCTCCACGCGCACGGTGCCGGCGGCATCGCGCGATACCGGCACCGGCAGCATTCGCGTGTGCGCGGTGAAGTCGCGCGTCTGCGGCGGCTCGACCGGCATCGGTCCGAACGGCACCGGCTGCCCATCGCTATTGACCACCACGATGTCCTGCAGATTGGCGTTGCGGTTGATCGCCGCGTAGACCTCGGGCGTCAAGGCAACGCGATAGGCCTCGCTCGGCGTTTTCGTGTCGAGCGCAAACGCATAGGCGTAATCGGTCTGCGCGCTGGCTTGCGCCGCGGCTACGGGCAACAGCAAGGCCAACCCGAACAAACGAAGATCAAGGCGCATGAGTGCCCTCCTTCCTGGAAGATGAAAGCGGCGGCGCCTGTTTCGGCGGCGCCGGTGCGAGATAACCGATGACGGTACAAAGCAGACCGTAGGCGATAAACGAACCGATACCGAAAAGGTTGCCCAACTGAGCACGGTCGATCAGCAGCAGCTTGGCCAGTACCACGCCCATCATGATGGCGCCCGCCAGCCACAGCATGCGATGCCCGCGACGCGAGCCCCACACCCAGGCCACCAGGCCGAGCACGCTCCACACGACGGTAAGCGACATCTGCGCGAGACTGGACTGGGCAAGCGCATCGCTCCAGCCGACGCCACCCAACTGATGCACCGCGCGCAAGGTCGCGTCGGTCACGAAGATCAGCACGATCGCACCGGCCACCAATGCGCGTTGCTGTTTCAACACGACCGGCGTCTGCGCATCGGCCAACCAGCGTGCAAAGAAGAACACGATCGCCAGCAACATCAGCTCGAGCGGGTTGATCAACGGGATATACGGCAACGGCGTGGCATCGCCATCACTGCCCAGGGCCAACAGCGCAAGCACGCCGAGCAAGGCAAACAGCGAATACAGCAGCGGCGTGCGCCATTGCGGCAGATGCGTGGCTAGTGGTGCCGCGATCCAGCGCGGGCGCCACAGTGCGACCGCGGTGAGCAGCAGCGCCGGGGTAAAACTCAGTACGAAGACCCAACTGGTCGATACCCAGCGTGCACCATCGAAGGCCACCCAGATCGCCAATACCAGGATCGCGCACCAGCGCCACAGCCATGCCAGCTGCGCCAGGCTGGCGCTGAGTGCAAAGGCGCGCAGGCAGATCAGAGTGCGCCAGCCGAACGCCGCTGCAACGACGATCGCCGCCAGTGTCCAGCCGGCCAAGGGTTGCTCGCGCAATTCGACCAGCCGCAACAACACCAGCAGCATCACGAACAGGAAGGCCGGCGGGCTGTAACGCAATACGGCACCCAGCTCGAATCGTGTCTCGCGCTGCGCTACTTCGGCGATCAGCCACGCAGTGAACGCGAGCAGAGTGAACCATGCGGCCGGCCAGAACCTGACGTCGACGAAGCGGCCGATTTCCGTACCGGACGCAGCGACCCACCACAGCAGGCTCCACGCATAGAGCGCGACGGCAAGCAGGCGGTGGGTCGAGCGCTCGCCTTCGTTGCGCACGTAGAGCACGCAACTGGCGATACCCGCGACGATCAGCAGCAAGGCGCCAATGAAATCGCGATTGAGCACCGGCCATTCATTCGTCAGGTACCAGTGGCGACCGAGCAGCAAGGCGCACGCCGCGAGCAGTTGCAGCGACAGGCCGCTCCAACGTGCCAAGGCGCGCTGCTGGCGCAGACCCAGCCAGATCAGGCCCGCGCCTTCGAGCGCGAAGATGCTGCCGGTGACATTCGCATTGAGCGCCAACGGCACCGCCAGCGTGGCGAAGGCTACCGCCAGTACCGCCCAGGTCTCACGCAGCAAACGCATCGCCGGATGATTGCGCACGACGTAGGCAAACACGATGTAGACCACGCCCGCGGCGAGCGCGGAGAACGCCATCGCGCGCGGGTCCCATTGCAGCAAGGCGCCCTGCAGCAACAAGCTGATCAAGGGATTGCCGAACATCAGGCTGCCGTCGATGATCAGGCGTCGATCGGCCGGTGCGCGCAACACGTGCAGCCAGGGGATGATCAGGTAGAACAGGAAATTCAGCACCAGGAACGGCTCGGTGCTGTTGAAAAGATGCGGCTCGTATTTCAGCACGCCCCAGGCCGTGCCGATGCCGAAGGTGGCGATGAAACCGAGCAGGTTGAGCACGCGCCAGGAACGTTTCCAGGCAATGCCGAGAATGGCCAGATTCAGAATCGCGTAGTAGCTGAAAAGCGCGACGTGACTGCCCTGCCCGGTCGAGACCAGGATGGGCGCGGCAAAACCCGCGACCAGGCCGAGCATGGCGAGCGCCAGCGCATCCTGCAGCACGGCGAGCATGCCGATGCCGGCGACCAGCACCAACAGCAAGGCGAATGCCGCGCTTGACGGAATCAGGTTGTACAAGCGGAACGCGGCAAAAATCACGATGATCAGGACGCCGATCGCACCACCCTGCAGCGAGAGCCCGAACACGCGTCGTTGCGAACGCTGTCGCCAGCCGAAGGCGAGACCGCCGATGGCCGCCAGGGCGACGACGCTCAGCCGCAGGCCGATCGGGAGGCGCAACATGCCGCTGTCGGAGGCGTACTTGAGCAGCGCGGCGACACCGGCGAACAACACCAGGATGCCGACTTTCACCGGAACATTGCCTTCGGTGAACCAGCCCCAGGCGCGTTCGATCAGCGACGGGCCGCTGGGTACGGAGGGCGGCATCGCTGGCGTGTGTGGACGCTGCATGTCGTCGGCCCAGGCGTCGGGCGCTGAGGCGACAGGCAGAGGTGGTGCGACCGGCGCGGGTGGCGGCACGTACGCAGGCGGCTGTTGCGTCTGTGCGATATCCGCTGCGCGATGCACGATCGCGTCGGCTTCTGCTCTCGACTGCACGGCTGGCGGTAACGTCAGCTCATTCAAGCGTACGCGCGTTGCGGACAGCTCGCGCGACAGGCGCGATTGGCGCGCCCAGAGCAAGCCGATCGCCGCGCCGACCAATGCGCCGAAATACCCCTGATCGGCCAGTGCCCCCAGCACTGCGCCGATAATCATCCACACTATGAACATCTGTTCGTCCTTGTGTTTGGAGCGGTGTTTACAGGCTCGCTTCGCATCGCCTCTTGCGCCCCCTCACCCCAACCCTCTCCCCCGGCAGAGCCAGGGGAGAGGGAGCTAAAAAGCGCGCAAAGTTCAAACTTGCCTCAGTGCGCCCCTCTCCCCTGGCTTCGCCGGGGGAGAGGGCTGGGGTGAGGGGGGCTTTGATCGCGACTTTAATCGCGACCCGTTCGTCCGACGTTAATTTTTAATCGGCTGCGTGGTAAGCACCGGCGCATCGCCGATTACGTCCGCGCCCTTGGGCGGCACGAAGTTGAAGGTCTGCGGCGCAATCGATGCGTTGCGCTGCCAGCCGGAGAAATGGATGTCCGTGGTGGCACCGAGCTGGTCGCGGAAGGTCATGCGTGCCAGGCCGTTGGCGTCGAAGCCTAAGTCGGCATAGTCGAACTGCGGATCTTTTGCGGTCGAGGTCAGGCGCACCCAGCTCAGGCCGTCGCGCTCGCCCTGCTCGGTCACTTTGAAATCGCGGTCCATCTGCTTCAGATCGGTCAGCACCGTGAGCGGGCTATGTG from Dyella sp. GSA-30 includes the following:
- a CDS encoding protein kinase, which gives rise to MSVASIPQTIGRYRIEGILGEGAMAVVYAGFDPDIERRVAIKCLHREVADDPDYRRRFLVEARAAGHLTHPHIVTVFDAGETDDGRPYIAMERLTGETLASRVATHGLPPLPTIIELITQVAAALDYAHTQGVIHHDIKPDNIVLVDGWHHAKISDFGIAERRGKQDGRASKRIGGTPAYMAPERLRGEKSGARSDLFSLGVVLHWLVTGKLPWPDHEDIRQTIAERQQPLPPVEPRDPAAPSMLVHIVGTLLAPTVEARYQRGAEVVDDLRVAQREYDRLQEQPLVNHFVSLRLRWAGVLGAILTMVLILGLALIYGKQNRAVTGLAFDFGGSMAHMIASESAENLLLGDRAATRALVEDVARNQQIHYLAIADHDGNVVASTRANEIDHPLPPINGKKYESQASDIQSYLSPDKGAGQDDVLLFDVPVLYQVKTVGQLRLGVSNAPLHAAQKTTLGVILTVLLVTLTVVMGAAYWLFRRPLILLGLVSDALLRVARGDFGYRIRLVRGDELGRLFVSFNLMNTSLQNRRRLGIRPARRVPAESATQPTRILPVSEKDDAG
- a CDS encoding replication-associated recombination protein A is translated as MSLLPSNTGLFPESDALKPLAERMRPRSLDEIVGQQRVLAPGKALRRALEAGRVHSMVLWGPPGCGKTTLALLVARYADADFRAISAVLSGLPEVRKALAEAEANFAQGRRTVLFVDEVHRFNKAQQDAFLPHIERGVIIFIGATTENPSFELNSALLSRCRVHVLESVSIDDIVAALKRALADTERGLGELGLQVADESLRLIAHAADGDVRRALTLLEIASELANDNTIDDATLTQVLADRTRRFDKGGEQFYDQISALHKSVRSSDPDAAVYWLTRMLDGGVDPLYLARRMTRMAVEDIGLAEPRAWRMALDAWDTYERLGSPEGELGLAQLAIWLAIAPKSNAAYMAYNQARAVIGQTGTLDVPMHLRNAPTKLMKGLGYGNGYQYDHDAEGGIALDQQCLPDALEGMVFYEPVERGLEIKLREKLAALRESRAQARKK
- a CDS encoding LysM peptidoglycan-binding domain-containing protein, which gives rise to MASTQGLSKHVLAAGWLATALAISGCSQMHTKPKVVSTPPHQEAPIAPPAPPPAETDDAPDMPISAIIKSQLQVGRYEDGEKSLKHYLKQHPDDRLAQNLLRQLTVDPQQALGASSRNYTVQSGDSYSTLAARFLGDGTQFLILARYNNAANPSMLRAGQVLHVPASAKNAPDKALSHVSPAVQAKRLQDESLALLGQGHRDDAVSRYDQALSLDPTLKPTNGDAAGLRTQVLNNYHQRAIVLYRDQKLDQAIALWDHVLAIDPGYEAATVYRTRALELKHRLKQL
- a CDS encoding PP2C family serine/threonine-protein phosphatase, which gives rise to MLDEQVDLCVSPLVVAGRVRGGRATQQDELVCLHAPDADARLLVLADGMGGDGAGELAAQTVVGVARQMWEQGSWREQPGPLFLETLCQEAHAQLRRLRDTLASGEPHSTAVALLIQGNRACWAHVGDSRLYRFQGGRCLEQTQDHSVAQLKRQRGDISEAELASDPDQHKLLRGLGGADAPVVDHGLATLRPGQAFVLCSDGVWEHLSTRELAELGFARDQQAALQHALALVVSRGGEHADNASLVVARVADTGWIRRLMIWMGSTLTGAASARRDDVAA
- a CDS encoding FHA domain-containing protein, with translation MNRPDPLPAGVPRVRSAGPQGTQLLSVQELREYAEAVPSFDERASTHQPVLEGVSQGIEGRRFVLRSGRQTIGRRSDSNIILDDLSVSASHAWIINQHGHYVVMNTLSTNGTFVNEQRIHEAVLKHGDRLRLGQVEFVFLTREPDEGSAARLALRIVAGIVMVAAVAAAAWWLVR
- a CDS encoding DUF2339 domain-containing protein codes for the protein MFIVWMIIGAVLGALADQGYFGALVGAAIGLLWARQSRLSRELSATRVRLNELTLPPAVQSRAEADAIVHRAADIAQTQQPPAYVPPPAPVAPPLPVASAPDAWADDMQRPHTPAMPPSVPSGPSLIERAWGWFTEGNVPVKVGILVLFAGVAALLKYASDSGMLRLPIGLRLSVVALAAIGGLAFGWRQRSQRRVFGLSLQGGAIGVLIIVIFAAFRLYNLIPSSAAFALLLVLVAGIGMLAVLQDALALAMLGLVAGFAAPILVSTGQGSHVALFSYYAILNLAILGIAWKRSWRVLNLLGFIATFGIGTAWGVLKYEPHLFNSTEPFLVLNFLFYLIIPWLHVLRAPADRRLIIDGSLMFGNPLISLLLQGALLQWDPRAMAFSALAAGVVYIVFAYVVRNHPAMRLLRETWAVLAVAFATLAVPLALNANVTGSIFALEGAGLIWLGLRQQRALARWSGLSLQLLAACALLLGRHWYLTNEWPVLNRDFIGALLLIVAGIASCVLYVRNEGERSTHRLLAVALYAWSLLWWVAASGTEIGRFVDVRFWPAAWFTLLAFTAWLIAEVAQRETRFELGAVLRYSPPAFLFVMLLVLLRLVELREQPLAGWTLAAIVVAAAFGWRTLICLRAFALSASLAQLAWLWRWCAILVLAIWVAFDGARWVSTSWVFVLSFTPALLLTAVALWRPRWIAAPLATHLPQWRTPLLYSLFALLGVLALLALGSDGDATPLPYIPLINPLELMLLAIVFFFARWLADAQTPVVLKQQRALVAGAIVLIFVTDATLRAVHQLGGVGWSDALAQSSLAQMSLTVVWSVLGLVAWVWGSRRGHRMLWLAGAIMMGVVLAKLLLIDRAQLGNLFGIGSFIAYGLLCTVIGYLAPAPPKQAPPLSSSRKEGTHAP
- the lolA gene encoding outer membrane lipoprotein chaperone LolA — translated: MNRLIVTIATFALAFTAHAATGNARAKLDAFATGLHSLTGNFSQTLTDANGQPGKSSSGTLALEAPRQFRWETTAPYKQTIVADGSRVWLYDPDLEQVTVRIQSGEEAHSPLTVLTDLKQMDRDFKVTEQGERDGLSWVRLTSTAKDPQFDYADLGFDANGLARMTFRDQLGATTDIHFSGWQRNASIAPQTFNFVPPKGADVIGDAPVLTTQPIKN
- a CDS encoding DUF3999 family protein — encoded protein: MRLDLRLFGLALLLPVAAAQASAQTDYAYAFALDTKTPSEAYRVALTPEVYAAINRNANLQDIVVVNSDGQPVPFGPMPVEPPQTRDFTAHTRMLPVPVSRDAAGTVRVERNTNGDIVINQGAATGSAKPTQWLIDAGSSASVERIELDPASVTQDLQLHVEVDASDDLKNWSQRGDTGSLTRVSGQGDDGGVEQLSLDVGGTPARYYRIRLIDGDVDWSNGHTPNVTLQGSYVPTPADTLATLSWQRALEDTRQNGTDFDYRLIAALPLQAAKLALPSSNVAAHVTLLAGQDDNGKMQWTPLGSADIVRVGTGAAEATLRWTSQPIQHLRVHVDTALAAPPTLVVGWEPDQFMFMAEGHAPYRLLAGSYAARRGDYPMTASLEKLRDVKPSDWLPPEAGLGARADAGGPNALLAPKLPYDWTRPVLWLVLILGALLIAGMAWSLLKQSRGDQPAPKP